In Caloenas nicobarica isolate bCalNic1 chromosome 5, bCalNic1.hap1, whole genome shotgun sequence, a single genomic region encodes these proteins:
- the LOC135989624 gene encoding inositol 1,4,5-trisphosphate receptor-interacting protein-like 1, whose translation MEQRAEMLNREMTRLWQEVEEMSQEQWSPEQMYQQQTNQEQSGTPWASLLLSALQHWQRWAIAGVLLLHFGLHWWLRKWSREPEREEESSDSDVEEEEWEEQNNDANEAQEENDGANEAQEENDGANEAQEENEGANEAQEENEGANEAQEVNDGANDLERFPEEHIEWPVQHLDRDCKSVRALMEIFIHVFQHFFSNTSFVVLEKAIEVGSAFEGWSPREEDITYRVLMPLKPPRGHIFHLEPGPVWPARNFRIRVELVCTCGMEQPAGPTPCFLHDPEEEQRRNEGPSILQDLCTDSYLDVQKTALYFQIFVRRSWRALPLSARYRLTMLPSERSCKFRVTQRRGKKILIELLFGVQEGNSDIFLSSQYTEAAYTPSTMWPESYAVAEMKFFRHIASQAQPDSFHLRCLQLCARSLLGREFSTHTLKTVVMHLLTIMPLSEWHRRHFLERLEDIMGYLQSCVEKRCLNHFFIGNDNVPEEIILPLELRMAEPLNLFQHLVQDPDAHENALVEFEELRHRLRILVLHGR comes from the coding sequence ATGGAGCAGCGTGCGGAGATGCTGAACCGGGAGATGActcggctgtggcaggaggtagaggagatgagccaggagcAGTGGAGCCCAGAGCAGATGTACCAGCAGCAGACGAACCAGGAGCAGAGCGGCActccctgggcatccctgctcctctctgccttgcagcactggcagcGCTGGGCCATTGCTGGAGTCCTGCTCCTGCACTTTGGGCTCCACTGGTGGCTCAGAAAATGGAGCCGTGAGccagagagggaagaggagagctCTGACAGCGacgtggaggaggaggaatgggAAGAACAGAATAATGATGCAAATGAAGCCCAAGAAGAGAATGATGGTGCAAATGAAGCCCAAGAAGAGAATGATGGTGCAAATGAAGCCCAAGAAGAGAATGAAGGTGCAAATGAAGCCCAAGAAGAGAATGAAGGTGCAAACGAAGCCCAAGAAGTGAATGATGGTGCAAATGACCTGGAAAGGTTTCCTGAGGAGCACATAGAGTGGCCAGTTCAGCACCTGGACAGAGATTGCAAGTCTGTGAGGGCCCTTATGGAAATCTTCATTCATGTCTTCCAGCATTTCTTCTCAAATACTAGTTTCGTAGTGCTGGAAAAAGCCATCGAGGTGGGAAGCGCCTTCGAAGGTTGGAGTCCCCGTGAGGAAGACATCACCTACCGCGTGCTCATGCCCCTGAAGCCCCCACGTGGACACATCTTCCATCTGGAGCCGGGCCCCGTGTGGCCAGCGAGGAACTTTCGCATCCGCGTGGAGTTGGTGTGTACCTGCGGGAtggagcagccagcaggaccGACACCTTGCTTCCTCCACGACCCCgaagaggagcagaggaggaatgagGGCCCCAGCATCCTACAGGACCTCTGCACTGACTCCTACCTAgatgtgcagaaaactgctCTCTATTTCCAGATTTTCGTGAGACGTTCCTGGAGGGCTCTGCCTCTTTCAGCCAGATACCGTCTAACAATGCTGCCCTCCGAGCGCTCCTGCAAATTCCGGGTGACACAACGCCGGGGGAAAAAGATTTTAATTGAGTTGCTTTTTGGAGTGCAGGAAGGCAACTCCGACATCTTCCTGAGCAGCCAGTATACAGAGGCTGCCTACACCCCAAGCACAATGTGGCCAGAGAGCTATGCTGTGGCAGAGATGAAGTTCTTCAGGCATATCgccagccaggcacagcccgACAGCTTCCACCTCagatgcctgcagctctgcgcCCGCAGCCTGCTGGGCAGAGAGTTTTCCACCCATACATTGAAGACGGTTGTGATGCACCTGCTGACCATCATGCCCCTGTCAGAATGGCACAGGAGGCATTTCTTGGAGCGGCTGGAGGACATCATGGGGtacctgcagagctgtgtggagAAGAGATGCCTCAACCACTTCTTCATTGGCAATGACAACGTGCCTGAGGAGATCATCTTGCCCCTTGAATTGCGAATGGCTGAACCACTCAACCTCTTCCAGCACCTGGTGCAGGATCCTGATGCCCATGAGAACGCACTGGTTGAGTTTGAGGAGCTGCGACATCGTCTTCGTATACTGGTGCTCCACGGACGCTGA
- the LOC135989648 gene encoding inositol 1,4,5-trisphosphate receptor-interacting protein-like 1 — MEQRAEMLNQEMTWLWQEVEEMSQEQWSPEQTNQEQSSFAWVSLLLSALQHWQCWAVAGVLVLLFGLCWWLRKRSREPESEEESSDSDVEEEEHEDGNDDADDAGRFFEEQIEWPVQHLDRDIEIVRDLMEIFILVFQYLFSNTSFVVLEKAIEVGSAFEGWSPREEDITYRLLVSLKPPRGHIFHLEPGPLWPARNFRIRVELVCTCGMEQPAGPTPCFLHDPEEEQRRNEGPSILQDLCTDSYLDVQKTALYFQIFVRRSWRILPISARYRLIVLPSNRSCKFRVTEGQEKRVLIELLFGVQEGNSDIFLSSQYTEAAYTPSTMWPESYAVAEIKFFRHIASQAQPDSFHLRCLQLCARSLLGREFSTHTLKTVVMHLLNIMPLSEWHRRHFLERLEDIMRYLQSCVEKRCLNHFFIGNDNVPEEIILTPELQMAEPLNLFQHLVQDPDAHERAQIEFEELRHRIRMLVLHGR, encoded by the coding sequence ATGGAGCAGCGTGCGGAGATGCTGAACCAGGAGATGACTtggctgtggcaggaggtagaggagatgagccaggagcAGTGGAGCCCGGAGCAGACGaaccaggagcagagcagctttgcctgggtatccctgctcctctctgccttgcagcactggcagtgctgggccgttgctggagtcctggtcctgctcttcgggctctgctggtggctcaggaaaCGGAGCCGTGAGCCAGAAAGCGAAGAGGAGAGCTCTGACAGCGacgtggaggaggaggaacacgAAGACGGGAATGATGATGCAGATGACGCGGGAAGGTTTTTTGAGGAGCAAATCGAGTGGCCAGTTCAGCACCTGGACAGAGATATCGAGATTGTGAGAGACCTTATGGAAATCTTCATCCTTGTCTTCCAGTATCTCTTCTCAAATACTAGTTTCGTAGTGCTGGAAAAAGCCATCGAGGTGGGCAGTGCCTTCGAAGGTTGGAGTCCCCGTGAGGAAGACATCACCTACCGCCTGCTTGTGTCCCTGAAGCCCCCCCGTGGACACATCTTCCATCTGGAGCCGGGCCCCCTGTGGCCAGCGAGGAACTTTCGCATCCGCGTGGAGTTGGTGTGTACCTGTGGGAtggagcagccagcaggaccGACACCTTGCTTCCTCCACGACCCCgaagaggagcagaggaggaatgagGGCCCCAGCATCCTACAGGACCTCTGCACTGACTCCTACCTAgatgtgcagaaaactgctCTCTATTTCCAGATTTTTGTGAGACGTTCCTGGAGGATTCTGCCTATTTCAGCCAGATACCGCCTAATAGTGCTGCCCTCCAACCGCTCCTGCAAATTCCGCGTGACAGAAGGCCAGGAGAAAAGGGTTTTAATTGAGTTGCTTTTTGGAGTGCAGGAAGGCAACTCTGATATCTTCCTGAGCAGCCAGTATACAGAAGCTGCCTACACCCCAAGCACGATGTGGCCAGAGAGCTACGCTGTGGCAGAGATTAAGTTCTTCAGGCATATTgccagccaggcacagcccgACAGCTTCCACCTCagatgcctgcagctctgcgcCCGCAGCCTGCTGGGCAGAGAGTTTTCCACCCATACATTGAAGACGGTTGTGATGCACCTGCTGAACATCATGCCCCTGTCAGAATGGCACAGGAGGCATTTCTTGGAGCGGCTGGAGGACATAATGCGGtacctgcagagctgtgtggagAAGAGATGCCTCAACCACTTCTTCATTGGCAATGACAACGTGCCTGAGGAGATCATCTTGACCCCTGAATTGCAAATGGCTGAACCGCTCAACCTCTTCCAGCACCTGGTGCAGGATCCTGATGCCCATGAGAGGGCACAGATTGAGTTTGAGGAGCTGCGACATCGTATTCGTATGCTGGTTCTCCACGGACGCTGA